Proteins encoded by one window of Bacillus sp. DX3.1:
- a CDS encoding toll/interleukin-1 receptor domain-containing protein, translated as MKVVDKDMIFFSHTYKDKQIIEPIAQVFANTFGTENIFYDSWSIQPGDGIIDKMSEGLIKCKFFFFFVSKNSLESKMVQLEWQNMLMRTSNNEEIKFIPIKLDDCVMPVILLQNLYIDVYGKGLEFATRQMIDVVYGRNTYVPGLQKYENVRAYISKSNETDITVEFRAESYAEPISRYLILLDNSEDEINFTCLNESMFNSGFNNNVTMDNGLVTNAIFVGVARSTTPSFPLKINVKTRNGLPVKLKGVMRAANEEMFSSIPMNFS; from the coding sequence ATGAAAGTAGTTGATAAAGATATGATCTTTTTTAGTCATACTTATAAAGACAAACAAATTATTGAACCAATAGCTCAAGTATTTGCTAATACATTTGGTACAGAAAATATATTTTATGATAGTTGGTCTATCCAACCGGGGGATGGAATTATTGATAAAATGTCAGAAGGACTTATTAAATGTAAGTTTTTCTTTTTCTTTGTTTCTAAGAATAGTTTAGAAAGTAAAATGGTACAATTAGAATGGCAAAATATGTTGATGAGAACTAGCAATAATGAAGAAATAAAGTTTATACCAATCAAATTAGATGATTGTGTTATGCCCGTAATACTTTTACAAAATTTATATATTGATGTTTATGGTAAAGGATTAGAGTTTGCTACTAGACAAATGATAGATGTGGTTTATGGTAGAAATACATATGTTCCTGGATTACAAAAATATGAAAATGTACGTGCCTATATTTCTAAATCAAATGAGACTGATATTACTGTAGAATTTAGAGCTGAATCTTATGCGGAGCCAATATCTAGATATTTAATACTTTTAGATAATAGTGAAGATGAAATAAATTTTACATGTCTTAATGAAAGTATGTTTAATAGTGGTTTTAATAATAATGTGACTATGGATAATGGTTTAGTTACTAATGCAATATTTGTAGGTGTTGCTAGAAGTACAACGCCTAGTTTTCCATTAAAAATAAATGTGAAAACAAGAAATGGATTACCAGTAAAGCTAAAAGGTGTAATGAGAGCAGCTAATGAAGAAATGTTTTCAAGTATACCAATGAATTTCT